From the Plectropomus leopardus isolate mb chromosome 18, YSFRI_Pleo_2.0, whole genome shotgun sequence genome, one window contains:
- the ahdc1 gene encoding AT-hook DNA-binding motif-containing protein 1, producing the protein MSGLSDHLHSGQTGAPVGCGGGQAEEKACVGGLEGLAGPELWTRELGLQEGSQDPSNDGLALVTSDHFPSSSPSTLANGLHLQRRQGHSTCRRRQTETHTETHTFTETLRNMQTHIDPDVHAQAVSHAQMDDCGHLDVNTRTGSVGPELSRTLTPEAIHTTSPQPLSLALGNHSSSTNQRAAPVLAAETDNPSTFCPVPIGPNPNPSTSPLPVEAEKKYALRSSGRPRFPCHLRKSSRLRRSIEDGEKRAVRERGVEEEVEELEEKIWRVKEEEVAVGEKEEHSSVEAVLPTAPCPTDIALALTVPKPAPKAIPKPGPRLGHKPGPKSRCRPGPKPVHKAAPKSVKQRQAAQSLANRAAAHLPFGNTPSITAPLIVKQEAVAELGVIPPNNRRRGRFVGVRKIVVKVARIPVSLSRRQKSYKISNLETVTGPEKGNEGSLEGTEGAREPTALLRMKNNGKSVMVMFPPGELPVILKRRRGRPPKQALPGIPGELPSVGNTGGNGDQPKKPQRRRRTKLPSPYPSYVNDTNDVKTEYGDVLSKLAFLNRQPPATGRSSPPRCWTPSEPESFHTPLENPGISTLLHRLTGYRRPRGGRGGGTGRGGGGAGGIGGSERNKSTFSDFFESIGKKRKPSPLSEHGLPRKRGKGSGGGGVGRGGGVVGTEPGGERIIKRRRVRKNGAFKGEGVSMGQDWPNGAGGWGEGCMDKEKGLGGYQLCGSPRGGFSSCEVGRGGAYGSPGGSRVVGAAGEDSQGLFAGYFRSLLDSDDSSDLLDISSSQSDPRKASSTPGYEPSSPATGHSWSPAFPKWNSKGATSGAEGSGQTHCSSARPPYSYGSLAQTSPTTSTYPKSTPPSLSHSPSSPHPASFGHYSPGYSSSSPAVPQRSSDCSFAYGSGHSSGKATAVGQMGYSSYQAAGKRGYSGYPAAGHASMVRGESTGPTSPGGGFMSVAKSSPFSSSSSPEGYKQYNSSQWNYRQGYGSWSTDSFGPQYHGYSEYGSSESKDILDISNYTPQKAKRQPFPESLSESSSDSSHLGSAATGSGQSSTCGTYKLNETVSVSGEGGQSSLSSLEKLMMDWHESASGPSYNWSQNVLFQGGGTSKPGRGRRKRTEHHSDKEGGSALHSDSPSSPSPTPTPGPKRGGVGGRGRGSRGGRGGLSPCQRERPSGAKGRGKAASTSGAGGAVTAGGPEGSGLFHEGLDYYSGDSSSLSPLATPNPAPPSSYLQDPCEYPSPYSAHPSTPSSEERYPALYPGESSSSLSPSVSSPPYPPKPTPPPPQSYHPVPSRTFSPSCSPSPRVTPHCATALSPSHRPPPKDPQFSQYDSPSYCSSPYWYGQTSHSGSPSPHSHSTHSNTAVHTHSNPHTSPHGNTHGNALASPNANTHMNPAPHDHHANLSSHANTHPTSLLQSSPLSHSNPHTSNQPHHNTHTNPNSHLPSHTHSSPSTSLHSHSTPVLYEECSPPSTVAPHKRDLAPHAMSTGLRQGLLPHSPYPKPPLDSSPHQEDTGGFSLSHQSYQGMGHRYPSQAAQGGGVLCQLLDTANDDSFSVTSL; encoded by the exons ATGAGTGGCTTGTCAGATCACCTACATTCAGGCCAAACTGGGGCTCCAGTGGGCTGTGGTGGGGGTCAGGCAGAGGAAAAAGCGTGTGTGGGAGGGCTGGAGGGACTGGCTGGGCCTGAGCTCTGGACCAGGGAGCTTGGGCTCCAGGAGGGGTCCCAGGATCCCTCTAATGATGGACTGGCACTGGTGACCTCTGATcactttccctcctcctctccttccaccCTGGCCAACGGACTGCATCTGCAGAGAAGGCAGGGGCATAGCACCTGCCGCCGCAGGCAGACGGAgactcacacagagacacacacatttacagagaCACTTAGAAACATGCAAACGCACATAGACCCGGATGTGCATGCACAGGCAGTTTCACACGCACAAATGGATGATTGTGGACACCTGGATGTCAACACACGTACGGGTTCTGTCGGGCCAGAACTCTCCAGAACTCTCACACCAGAGGCCATACACACAACATCACCTCAACCCCTGTCTTTGGCGCTTGGCAATCATTCTTCCTCCACCAATCAGCGGGCAGCCCCAGTTCtcgctgcagagacagacaatCCCTCGACCTTTTGTCCTGTCCCTATTGGTCCGAACCCAAACCCAAGCACCTCTCCTCTTCCTGTGGAGGCGGAGAAGAAGTATGCACTCCGCAGCTCTGGACGTCCCCGCTTCCCCTGTCACCTGCGCAAATCTTCCCGCCTCCGCCGAAGCATAGAGGATGGAGAGAAGAGAGCGGTTAGGGAGAggggagtggaggaggaggtcgaGGAATTGGAGGAGAAGATCTGGAGGGTTAAAGAAGAGGAGGTGGCTgttggagagaaagaagaaCATTCGTCTGTGGAGGCTGTTCTCCCCACGGCTCCCTGCCCCACAGACATTGCTCTTGCCCTAACTGTACCCAAACCTGCTCCTAAAGCTATACCGAAACCTGGGCCCAGACTTGGGCATAAACCTGGACCTAAATCCAGGTGTAGGCCCGGACCAAAACCTGTCCATAAAGCTGCTCCTAAAAGTGTCAAACAGCGTCAGGCAGCCCAGTCCCTTGCTAATCGTGCTGCCGCTCATCTCCCATTTGGGAACACACCCTCCATCACTGCACCTTTAATTGTGAAGCAGGAAGCTGTTGCAGAGTTGGGGGTAATTCCTCCCAATAACCGGAGACGTGGGCGTTTTGTAGGC GTGAGGAAGATTGTTGTCAAGGTGGCTCGTATTCCTGTCAGCCTTAGCCGTCGACAGAAGAGCTACAAGATTTCCAATTTGGAGACAGTTACAGGGccagaaaaaggcaatgaaggCAGTCTGGAGGGCACAGAGGGAGCTCGAGAGCCAACTGCACTCCTCCGAATGAAGAACAATGGGAAGAGTGTGATGGTGATGTTCCCTCCTGGAGAACTGCCTGTTATTCTCAAACGCAGGAGGGGACGACCGCCAAAACAGGCTCTGCCAGGAATACCAGGAGAGCTCCCGAGTGTTGGTAATACTGGTGGTAATGGAGACCAGCCCAAGAAGCCGCAGAGGCGGCGTCGGACTAAACTCCCATCCCCTTATCCATCTTATGTTAATGATACTAATGATGTGAAAACAGAGTATGGGGATGTTCTGTCCAAACTGGCCTTTTTAAACCGCCAGCCCCCTGCCACTGGCCGCAGCTCGCCCCCGCGCTGTTGGACACCTAGTGAGCCAGAAAGCTTTCATACCCCCTTGGAAAACCCTGGAATATCCACTCTGCTCCACCGGCTTACTGGGTACAGACGCCCTCGAGGTGGCAGAGGAGGGGGCACCGGAAGAGgcggaggaggagcaggggggaTTGGAGGCAGTGAGCGCAATAAGAGCACCTTCAGTGACTTCTTTGAATCTATCGGCAAGAAGCGGAAACCGAGCCCCCTGTCGGAGCATGGACTACCTAGGAAAAGGGGAAAGGGTTCAGGTGGAGGTGGGGTTGGTAGGGGAGGAGGTGTCGTAGGAACTGAGCCAGGGGGAGAGAGAATTATCAAGAGGAGACGTGTGAGAAAAAATGGTGCATTTAAAGGGGAAGGGGTGTCCATGGGGCAGGACTGGCCTAATGGGGCAGGTGGCTGGGGGGAGGGATGTATGGACAAGGAGAAAGGTTTGGGTGGGTATCAGCTCTGTGGATCTCCAAGAGGGGGCTTTTCCTCCTGTGAAGTTGGAAGGGGCGGCGCCTACGGCAGTCcaggaggaagcagagttgTCGGGGCAGCTGGGGAGGACTCACAAGGTCTGTTTGCTGGATATTTCCGGTCACTCCTTGACTCAGATGATTCGTCAGATCTGTTGGACATCTCCTCCTCACAGTCAGACCCCCGAAAAGCTTCATCCACCCCTGGTTATGAGCCATCCAGTCCAGCTACAGGTCACAGCTGGTCCCCTGCATTCCCCAAGTGGAACTCCAAGGGAGCAACTTCTGGGGCGGAGGGTTCAGGCCAGACACATTGCTCCTCAGCCAGACCTCCATACAGCTATGGCAGCCTGGCCCAAACATCCCCCACCACTTCTACCTATCCCAAATccactcctccatctctctcacactctcccAGCTCCCCCCACCCAGCCTCTTTTGGCCACTACTCCCCTGGCtactcctcctcttctcctgcaGTGCCACAGAGATCCTCAGACTGCAGCTTTGCATATGGATCTGGACACAGCAGTGGCAAGGCCACCGCTGTTGGTCAAATGGGTTATTCTAGCTATCAGGCAGCAGGCAAGCGAGGCTATAGTGGATATCCTGCAGCAGGTCACGCCTCCATGGTGCGAGGGGAGTCCACAGGACCCACATCACCTGGAGGAGGGTTCATGTCTGTGGCTAAAAGTAGCcccttcagctcctcctcctctccagaaGGTTACAAACAGTACAACTCCAGTCAGTGGAACTACAG acaaGGCTATGGCAGCTGGTCAACAGACAGCTTTGGGCCTCAGTATCATGGCTACAGTGAATATGGCTCCAGTGAGTCCAAAGACATCTTGGACATCTCAAACTACACCCCCCAGAAGGCCAAGCGGCAGCCTTTTCCTGAAAGTCTATCAGAGTCCTCCTCTGACTCTTCACACCTCGGCTCTGCAGCCACTGGTAGTGGACAGAGCTCCACATGTGGCACGTACAAACTGAATGAGACTGTCTCCGTTAGTGGAGAGGGGGGTCAATCCAGTCTATCCAGTCTAGAGAAGTTAATGATGGACTGGCACGAGAGTGCTTCGGGGCCGTCATACAACTGGAGCCAGAACGTCCTCTTCCAGGGCGGGGGAACCAGCAAACCCGGTCGTGGTCGGAGGAAACGGACTGAGCATCACTCAGACAAAGAAGGAGGTTCTGCTTTACACTCGGATTCCCCATCCAGTCCCTCCCCAACACCTACTCCTGGACCTAAGCGGGGAGGGGTTGGAGGACGGGGCAGAGGGTCTAGAGGAGGCAGGGGGGGTTTGTCTCCATGTCAGAGAGAGCGGCCATCAGGGGCCAAAGGCAGAGGCAAGGCTGCCTCTACATCTGGAGCGGGAGGCGCAGTGACTGCTGGAGGTCCGGAGGGATCTGGGCTGTTCCATGAGGGGCTGGACTATTACAGCGGAGACAGTAGTAGCCTCTCTCCCCTGGCCACTCCCAATCCTGCACCTCCTTCTAGCTACCTCCAGGACCCCTGTGAGTACCCCTCCCCTTACTCTGCCCACCCCTCCACACCTTCCTCCGAGGAGCGATATCCAGCCTTGTACCCTGGAGagtcctcctcttctctctcaccCAGTGTCTCATCTCCTCCTTACCCTCCCAAGcccactcctcctccaccccaGTCTTACCACCCTGTCCCTTCCAGGACATTCTCCCCCTCCTGTTCTCCCTCACCCCGAGTGACACCCCACTGCGCCACTGCACTAAGTCCCTCACATCGCCCCCCTCCAAAAGACCCACAGTTCTCGCAGTATGACTCTCCCAGCTACTGCAGCTCCCCCTATTGGTACGGACAGACATCGCACAGCGGCAGCCCCAGCCCGCACTCTCACAGCACACACTCTAACACagccgtgcacacacacagcaacccGCACACAAGTCCCCACGGAAATACACACGGCAATGCGCTAGCGAGCCCAAATGCAAACACGCATATGAACCCGGCTCCCCATGACCATCACGCAAACCTGAGCTCACACGCCAACACCCATCCCACCTCACTCCTCCAGAGCAGCCCCCTCTCCCACTCAAACCCCCACACCAGCAATCAGCCCCACCACAATACACACACCAACCCCAACTCTCACCTCccctcacatacacactccaGCCCCAGCACCAGCCTCCACTCCCACTCCACACCTGTGCTTTATGAGGAGTGCAGCCCTCCCTCGACCGTGGCCCCCCACAAGCGGGATCTGGCCCCCCATGCTATGAGCACAGGCCTTCGCCAGGGCCTCTTGCCTCATTCGCCATATCCTAAACCTCCCTTGGACTCCTCGCCCCATCAGGAGGACACTGGTGGCTTCTCCTTGTCCCACCAATCCTACCAGGGCATGGGACACCGCTACCCCTCCCAAGCAGCTCAGGGAGGTGGAGTTCTGTGCCAGCTCCTGGACACAGCCAATGACGACAGCTTCAGCGTCACCAGCCTGTAA
- the yrk gene encoding tyrosine-protein kinase Fgr isoform X1, whose protein sequence is MGCACCKQKKSAKAAAATSAAVDVTDLSPSNADGGLSAALTSGRYCPDPTQTIPDFNKGFPSSTIFPNTNTNQRSGVTSSGGVTLFIALYDYDARTEDDLTFQKGEKFQIINNTEGDWWEARSLDTGNSGYIPSNYVAPVDSIQAEEWYFGKMGRKDAERQLLGHGNQRGTFLIRESETTKGAYSLSIRDWDDNKGDHVKHYKIRKLDNGGYYITTRSQFDTVQQLVQHYTERAAGLCCRLIGSCKRGMPKLADLSVKTKDMWEIPRESLQLIKKLGNGQFGEVWMGMWNGTTKVAVKTLKPGTMSPEAFLEEAQIMKRLRHDKLVQLYAVVSEEPIYIITEFMSQGSLLDFLKDGEGQSLKLPQLVDMAAQIAAGMAYIERMNYIHRDLRAANILVGDNLVCKIADFGLARLIEDNEYTARQGAKFPIKWTAPEAALYGRFTIKSDVWSFGILLTELITKGRVPYPGMNNRGVLEQVERGYRMPCAPGCPASLHELMVQCWRREADERHTFEYLQSFLEDYFTATEPQYQPGENL, encoded by the exons ATGGGGTGTGCCTGTTGCAAGCAGAAGAAGTCCgccaaagcagcagcagcaacatcagcagcagTAGACGTTACAGATCTGTCTCCTAGCAACGCAGATGGAGGGTTGTCCGCGGCCTTGACCTCAGGCCGTTATTGTCCCGACCCCACTCAGACCATCCCCGACTTCAACAAGGGCTTTCCATCAAGCACCATCTTCCCCAACACCAACACGAACCAGCGGTCTGGAGTTACATCAA gtggTGGAGTCACTCTGTTTATAGCTCTGTATGACTACGATGCTCGCACTGAAGATGACCTCACTTTTCAGAAAGGGGAGAAATTCCAGATCATCAACAACAC agaggGTGACTGGTGGGAGGCTCGCTCTTTGGACACAGGCAACTCGGGTTACATCCCCTCAAACTACGTAGCTCCTGTTGACTCTATACAGGCTGAAGA GTGGTATTTTGGGAAGATGGGGAGGAAGGATGCGGAGAGACAGCTGCTGGGCCATGGCAACCAGAGGGGAACTTTCCTCATACGAGAGAGCGAGACCACCAAAG GTGCTTACTCTCTGTCTATCCGTGACTGGGACGACAACAAGGGAGACCATGTCAAACATTATAAGATCCGCAAACTAGACAACGGTGGCTACTACATCACCACGAGATCTCAGTTTGACACGGTGCAGCAGCTGGTCCAGCACTACACAG agAGAGCGGCGGGACTATGCTGCCGTCTGATTGGCAGCTGTAAGCGGGGCATGCCTAAGCTGGCCGATTTATCAGTGAAGACCAAGGATATGTGGGAGATTCCCCGTGAATCCCTCCAGCTGATTAAAAAACTGGGCAACGGCCAGTTTGGAGAAGTCTGGATGG GCATGTGGAACGGTACCACTAAGGTAGCGGTGAAGACTCTGAAGCCAGGAACCATGTCCCCCGAGGCGTTCCTTGAGGAGGCTCAGATCATGAAGAGACTCCGCCATGACAAGCTGGTGCAGCTCTACGCTGTCGTGTCTGAGGAGCCCATCTACATTATCACCGAGTTCATGAGCCAAG GAAGTTTATTGGACTTCTTAAAAGATGGGGAGGGTCAGAGTCTGAAGCTGCCTCAGCTGGTGGACATGGCTGCACAG atTGCAGCTGGGATGGCGTACATCGAGAGGATGAACTACATCCATCGTGACCTGCGGGCAGCTAACATCCTTGTTGGAGACAACTTGGTGTGCAAGATCGCCGACTTCGGCCTGGCTAGGCTCATCGAGGACAACGAGTACACCGCCAGACAAG GGGCGAAGTTCCCCATCAAGTGGACGGCTCCAGAAGCTGCATTGTATGGACGCTTTACCATCAAGTCGGATGTGTGGAGCTTTGGCATCCTGCTAACTGAACTCATCACTAAGGGACGGGTGCCATACCCAG GCATGAACAACCGTGGGGTGCTGGAGCAGGTGGAGAGGGGCTACAGGATGCCCTGTGCCCCGGGCTGCCCCGCCTCGCTCCATGAACTGATGGTGCAGTGCTGGAGGCGGGAGGCCGATGAGAGGCACACTTTTGAGTACCTGCAGTCCTTCCTGGAGGATTACTTCACCGCCACAGAGCCGCAATACCAGCCCGGAGAAAACCTGTGA
- the yrk gene encoding tyrosine-protein kinase Fgr isoform X2, producing the protein MGCACCKQKKSAKAAAATSAAVDVTDLSPSNADGGLSAALTSGRYCPDPTQTIPDFNKGFPSSTIFPNTNTNQRSGVTSSGGVTLFIALYDYDARTEDDLTFQKGEKFQIINNTEGDWWEARSLDTGNSGYIPSNYVAPVDSIQAEEWYFGKMGRKDAERQLLGHGNQRGTFLIRESETTKGAYSLSIRDWDDNKGDHVKHYKIRKLDNGGYYITTRSQFDTVQQLVQHYTGSNDGLCYYLTKPCPNNTPLTMGLGRDAWEVHREALSLQRKLGQGCFGDVWMGMWNGTTKVAVKTLKPGTMSPEAFLEEAQIMKRLRHDKLVQLYAVVSEEPIYIITEFMSQGSLLDFLKDGEGQSLKLPQLVDMAAQIAAGMAYIERMNYIHRDLRAANILVGDNLVCKIADFGLARLIEDNEYTARQGAKFPIKWTAPEAALYGRFTIKSDVWSFGILLTELITKGRVPYPGMNNRGVLEQVERGYRMPCAPGCPASLHELMVQCWRREADERHTFEYLQSFLEDYFTATEPQYQPGENL; encoded by the exons ATGGGGTGTGCCTGTTGCAAGCAGAAGAAGTCCgccaaagcagcagcagcaacatcagcagcagTAGACGTTACAGATCTGTCTCCTAGCAACGCAGATGGAGGGTTGTCCGCGGCCTTGACCTCAGGCCGTTATTGTCCCGACCCCACTCAGACCATCCCCGACTTCAACAAGGGCTTTCCATCAAGCACCATCTTCCCCAACACCAACACGAACCAGCGGTCTGGAGTTACATCAA gtggTGGAGTCACTCTGTTTATAGCTCTGTATGACTACGATGCTCGCACTGAAGATGACCTCACTTTTCAGAAAGGGGAGAAATTCCAGATCATCAACAACAC agaggGTGACTGGTGGGAGGCTCGCTCTTTGGACACAGGCAACTCGGGTTACATCCCCTCAAACTACGTAGCTCCTGTTGACTCTATACAGGCTGAAGA GTGGTATTTTGGGAAGATGGGGAGGAAGGATGCGGAGAGACAGCTGCTGGGCCATGGCAACCAGAGGGGAACTTTCCTCATACGAGAGAGCGAGACCACCAAAG GTGCTTACTCTCTGTCTATCCGTGACTGGGACGACAACAAGGGAGACCATGTCAAACATTATAAGATCCGCAAACTAGACAACGGTGGCTACTACATCACCACGAGATCTCAGTTTGACACGGTGCAGCAGCTGGTCCAGCACTACACAG GCTCTAATGACGGCCTGTGTTATTACCTGACCAAGCCCTGTCCCAACAACACCCCACTCACCATGGGTCTTGGGCGGGACGCCTGGGAGGTGCACAGGGAAGCGCTGTCCTTGCAAAGGAAGCTGGGACAGGGCTGCTTCGGGGACGTATGGATGG GCATGTGGAACGGTACCACTAAGGTAGCGGTGAAGACTCTGAAGCCAGGAACCATGTCCCCCGAGGCGTTCCTTGAGGAGGCTCAGATCATGAAGAGACTCCGCCATGACAAGCTGGTGCAGCTCTACGCTGTCGTGTCTGAGGAGCCCATCTACATTATCACCGAGTTCATGAGCCAAG GAAGTTTATTGGACTTCTTAAAAGATGGGGAGGGTCAGAGTCTGAAGCTGCCTCAGCTGGTGGACATGGCTGCACAG atTGCAGCTGGGATGGCGTACATCGAGAGGATGAACTACATCCATCGTGACCTGCGGGCAGCTAACATCCTTGTTGGAGACAACTTGGTGTGCAAGATCGCCGACTTCGGCCTGGCTAGGCTCATCGAGGACAACGAGTACACCGCCAGACAAG GGGCGAAGTTCCCCATCAAGTGGACGGCTCCAGAAGCTGCATTGTATGGACGCTTTACCATCAAGTCGGATGTGTGGAGCTTTGGCATCCTGCTAACTGAACTCATCACTAAGGGACGGGTGCCATACCCAG GCATGAACAACCGTGGGGTGCTGGAGCAGGTGGAGAGGGGCTACAGGATGCCCTGTGCCCCGGGCTGCCCCGCCTCGCTCCATGAACTGATGGTGCAGTGCTGGAGGCGGGAGGCCGATGAGAGGCACACTTTTGAGTACCTGCAGTCCTTCCTGGAGGATTACTTCACCGCCACAGAGCCGCAATACCAGCCCGGAGAAAACCTGTGA